The nucleotide sequence GCTGCCAGGTGGCGATCACCATCTGCGGCATCTCGCCCTGGCCGCTGAAGACCAGATAGTCGCCGGCCTCGATGGCCACGCTGTCCGCGCCGCCCGAGACGGCCACGCCCGCCGTCAGGTCGAAGGGGCCGTGGGCATCGGATTCGTAGGCGGCATAGACGCCGAAGATGCGCGTGTCGCCCGTGCGATGCGGCGTGGCTTCGTAGGTCTGCTCGCCGAAGAAGCGTCCCCACAGCGCGCCGATGCGGGCGGTCGCGGGGTCGCTCTCTTCGCGATTGGTGGTGCGGACCGTGAGTCCCGCGACCTGGAAGGCGTCGTGGTGCCGGCGCTCGGGTTCCATGGTGTTCTTCTCC is from Variovorax paradoxus and encodes:
- a CDS encoding GyrI-like domain-containing protein, giving the protein MEPERRHHDAFQVAGLTVRTTNREESDPATARIGALWGRFFGEQTYEATPHRTGDTRIFGVYAAYESDAHGPFDLTAGVAVSGGADSVAIEAGDYLVFSGQGEMPQMVIATWQRIWQYFEAHPEIARRYRSDFEAYEGPDKVEIHIGVA